From a region of the Candidatus Brocadiaceae bacterium genome:
- a CDS encoding hydrogenase maturation nickel metallochaperone HypA, with the protein MHELALSEDIVREAVHACGERASKMTALAVQVGALSSASPSALEFCLRAVLDEHGLTQTRACVACVPALVRCVCGHRYQAEDMFAPCPRCGQYTRDILQGRDVVIQYVEVEDGED; encoded by the coding sequence ATGCACGAACTGGCGCTATCCGAAGACATCGTCCGGGAGGCTGTGCACGCCTGCGGCGAGCGCGCCTCGAAGATGACGGCGCTGGCCGTCCAGGTGGGTGCCCTCTCGTCGGCGAGCCCGTCGGCGCTGGAGTTCTGCCTGCGCGCCGTGCTCGACGAGCATGGCCTGACGCAGACGCGGGCGTGCGTCGCCTGCGTGCCCGCGCTCGTGCGCTGCGTCTGCGGACACCGGTATCAGGCCGAGGACATGTTTGCGCCCTGTCCCCGGTGCGGCCAGTACACCCGCGACATCCTCCAGGGGCGCGACGTCGTCATTCAATACGTCGAGGTCGAAGATGGCGAAGATTGA
- a CDS encoding cytochrome B, with the protein MGKPRVAIYDFACCEGCQLQIVNLEEEILDLITLVQPVRWREAMAEEDDGPYDILMIEGSITRPEDEERVRELREKAPILVALGACATIGGINRIKNNFDLAEVRRLVYGERADMPHLNTGPTKAVNEVVPVDYYVHGCPMTGEEFGHVVRCLALGREPDLPTYPVCVECKARGTVCRYEYNEICLGVVTRAGCNAPCPAAGMWCYGCRGLAPNPNVDAAREVMETYGKTVEDLQRRLTLFNSQQEPTHVEHR; encoded by the coding sequence ATGGGCAAACCCAGAGTCGCCATCTACGACTTCGCGTGCTGCGAAGGCTGCCAGCTCCAGATCGTGAACCTGGAGGAGGAGATCCTGGACCTCATCACCCTGGTGCAGCCCGTCCGATGGCGCGAGGCCATGGCCGAGGAGGACGACGGCCCCTACGACATCCTCATGATCGAGGGCTCGATCACCCGTCCGGAGGACGAGGAACGGGTCAGGGAACTGCGCGAGAAGGCCCCCATCCTGGTCGCCCTGGGCGCCTGCGCAACGATCGGCGGGATCAACCGGATCAAGAACAACTTCGACCTCGCCGAGGTGCGCCGGCTGGTCTACGGAGAACGGGCCGACATGCCCCACCTCAACACCGGCCCGACGAAGGCCGTCAACGAGGTCGTCCCGGTCGACTACTACGTGCACGGCTGCCCCATGACCGGGGAGGAGTTCGGCCACGTCGTGCGGTGTCTGGCACTGGGCAGGGAGCCGGACCTCCCCACCTATCCCGTCTGCGTGGAGTGCAAGGCGCGTGGCACCGTATGCCGGTACGAGTACAACGAGATCTGCCTGGGCGTCGTCACCCGGGCCGGCTGCAACGCCCCCTGCCCGGCGGCCGGCATGTGGTGCTACGGGTGCCGCGGGCTGGCCCCGAACCCGAATGTCGACGCCGCCCGGGAAGTGATGGAGACCTACGGGAAGACCGTTGAGGACCTCCAGAGACGCCTGACGCTGTTCAACAGCCAGCAGGAGCCCACCCATGTCGAGCACCGTTGA
- the rimO gene encoding 30S ribosomal protein S12 methylthiotransferase RimO codes for MSRSDAARPPCVALLTLGCAKNVVDSEEIASRLEQAGVTVGHSVGDPDVVIVNTCGFIDPAKEESIRVIVEAGALKSADGPHALIVTGCLSQRYGQDLAELLPEADALIGIDPAAAAEAALRALGLPAVPAGCIGRLRSRRLTPAAWGYLRISHGCDNRCAYCAIPLIRGPMRSLPEDELLAEARYLAEDGVRELNVIAQDTTAYGTDREGRPTVHRLLRKLCAIDGLRWVRLLYAHPAHIDEELIAVMAGEEKVCAYVDMPLQHISDPVLARMGRKVTREDVEGLITHLRERIPGVTLRTTFLTGFPGETDADFEELLQFVQDARFDRMGCFPYSREEDTPAHDMPGQVPPEVAQERCDVLMTAQQPIAFEWAAGRVGTRVLVLMEDGAPSVDGAPSADALRPARSRAEAPDVDPLILVAGDEVPPPGTFVEVDIVGSRDYDCTARTVGGDRGTP; via the coding sequence ATGTCACGTTCCGATGCCGCCCGGCCGCCCTGCGTCGCGCTGCTCACCCTGGGCTGCGCGAAGAACGTCGTCGACTCCGAAGAGATCGCGTCCCGCCTCGAACAGGCCGGCGTGACGGTCGGCCATTCCGTGGGCGATCCCGACGTCGTCATCGTCAACACCTGCGGTTTCATCGATCCGGCCAAGGAAGAGAGCATCCGTGTCATCGTCGAGGCCGGAGCCCTCAAGAGCGCCGACGGCCCCCATGCCCTGATCGTCACCGGCTGCCTGAGCCAGCGCTACGGGCAGGACCTGGCCGAGCTGCTGCCGGAGGCCGACGCGCTGATCGGGATCGACCCGGCGGCGGCCGCCGAGGCCGCCCTGCGTGCGCTCGGGCTGCCGGCGGTGCCCGCCGGATGCATCGGCCGTCTGCGCAGCCGGCGCCTGACGCCCGCCGCCTGGGGCTACCTGCGCATATCGCACGGGTGCGACAACCGCTGCGCCTACTGCGCCATCCCACTCATCCGCGGGCCGATGCGCAGCCTTCCCGAGGACGAACTGCTGGCGGAGGCGCGCTACCTGGCCGAGGACGGCGTCCGGGAGCTGAACGTCATTGCCCAGGACACCACGGCCTACGGAACCGACCGGGAGGGGCGGCCGACGGTGCACCGGCTGCTGCGCAAGCTCTGCGCGATCGACGGCCTGCGGTGGGTGCGGCTGCTCTACGCCCATCCGGCGCACATCGACGAGGAACTGATCGCCGTGATGGCCGGCGAAGAGAAGGTCTGCGCCTACGTCGACATGCCGCTCCAGCACATCAGCGATCCCGTGCTGGCCCGCATGGGGCGCAAGGTGACGCGCGAGGACGTCGAAGGCCTGATCACGCACCTGCGGGAGCGCATCCCCGGCGTGACGTTGCGCACGACGTTCCTGACGGGTTTCCCGGGGGAGACCGACGCCGATTTCGAGGAGCTGCTCCAGTTCGTGCAGGACGCGCGCTTCGACCGGATGGGCTGCTTCCCATACTCCCGCGAGGAAGACACCCCGGCGCACGACATGCCCGGTCAGGTCCCGCCCGAAGTCGCCCAGGAGCGCTGCGACGTGCTGATGACCGCACAGCAGCCGATCGCGTTCGAGTGGGCGGCCGGCCGCGTCGGGACGCGCGTGCTCGTGCTGATGGAGGACGGGGCGCCGTCCGTGGACGGCGCGCCGTCCGCCGACGCGCTCCGGCCGGCGCGAAGCCGGGCGGAGGCGCCGGACGTGGACCCGCTCATCCTCGTGGCGGGTGACGAGGTGCCGCCGCCGGGCACGTTCGTCGAGGTCGACATCGTCGGCTCCCGCGACTACGACTGCACGGCGCGCACGGTGGGAGGCGATCGTGGGACGCCTTGA
- a CDS encoding hydrogenase maturation protease has product MTISDVLVAGLGNPLMGDEGVGPRVVDLAARRAGEPPGIDFLDLGTPGLALLHALRGRRRVVLVDCAMMGAPPGTIRRFTPAELRPAAGPGAASLHEPDLPALLRLARRLGERLPEIVIFGIQPLRIEPGVGLSPALEARLADYAGRVVAEVLPAS; this is encoded by the coding sequence ATGACCATCAGCGACGTGCTCGTGGCGGGGCTGGGCAACCCTCTGATGGGAGACGAAGGGGTCGGCCCTCGTGTGGTCGACCTGGCCGCCCGGCGGGCCGGCGAGCCGCCGGGGATCGACTTCCTGGACCTGGGCACGCCGGGCCTCGCACTGCTGCACGCCCTGCGCGGCCGGCGCCGCGTCGTGCTCGTCGACTGCGCGATGATGGGCGCGCCCCCGGGCACCATCCGCCGCTTCACACCCGCCGAGCTGCGGCCCGCCGCAGGGCCGGGCGCGGCATCGCTCCACGAGCCCGACCTGCCGGCCCTGCTCCGGCTGGCCCGAAGACTGGGCGAGCGCTTGCCGGAGATCGTCATCTTCGGCATCCAACCGTTGCGCATCGAACCCGGCGTCGGCCTGTCGCCCGCACTGGAGGCCCGCCTGGCCGACTATGCCGGCCGCGTCGTCGCCGAGGTCCTCCCCGCATCGTGA
- a CDS encoding GyrI-like domain-containing protein, with amino-acid sequence MLEVQIKELEPITVMSLPFTGPYDQALGKLEELMSWLLRAGHPYSGKPFGCFYDDPAKVPADQLRAEVCLPIEETCQGEEEIVRKVVPGGTMASAMFTGDFSNVYQAYVEIFEAITARGYKYRAGEPTREVYLTMYEQEEESAEPAVEILVPVE; translated from the coding sequence GTGCTCGAAGTGCAGATCAAGGAACTGGAACCCATTACGGTCATGAGCCTCCCGTTCACCGGGCCCTACGACCAGGCGCTCGGGAAGCTCGAGGAACTCATGTCATGGCTCCTGCGGGCGGGACATCCGTACAGCGGCAAGCCGTTCGGCTGCTTCTACGACGACCCGGCGAAGGTGCCGGCCGACCAGTTGCGCGCGGAGGTCTGCCTGCCGATCGAGGAGACCTGCCAGGGCGAAGAGGAGATCGTGCGCAAGGTGGTGCCCGGCGGGACCATGGCCTCGGCCATGTTCACGGGCGACTTCTCCAACGTCTACCAGGCGTACGTCGAGATATTCGAGGCGATCACGGCGCGCGGCTACAAGTACCGCGCAGGCGAGCCCACCCGCGAGGTGTACCTCACCATGTATGAGCAGGAAGAGGAGTCGGCCGAGCCGGCGGTCGAGATCCTCGTGCCGGTCGAGTGA
- a CDS encoding biotin--[acetyl-CoA-carboxylase] ligase, with the protein MGRLDAGVLFGGRGGTAVIGAAGEVLDECTSTNDVARERLRAGVPDGYVVASEYQGAGRGRQGGWVCPPGKGILLSVVLRIRLPARERRLLTILGAVAAAEAVRSFGVPARIKWPNDIVIASHRRGTLRIAKLGGVLVEAEVCGDSAPAHVLGVGINVNMGPGDLPTGTATPATSMQNAAGASFRRSAVARALLTELDGWYRRIAAGQSEMLLARWRRRSCLVGCQVRAEVGRRVVAGTVRGVRSSGELILEVGQGERLLLSDSRARLLP; encoded by the coding sequence GTGGGACGCCTTGACGCCGGCGTGCTGTTCGGAGGGCGGGGCGGGACCGCCGTCATCGGGGCGGCGGGCGAGGTGCTGGACGAGTGCACGTCGACCAACGACGTCGCGCGCGAGCGGTTGCGCGCCGGCGTGCCCGACGGCTACGTCGTGGCGTCCGAGTATCAGGGCGCGGGGCGCGGACGGCAGGGCGGCTGGGTCTGCCCGCCGGGCAAGGGGATCCTCCTGAGCGTCGTGTTGCGCATCCGCCTCCCGGCCCGCGAACGCCGCCTGCTGACCATCCTCGGGGCGGTGGCCGCGGCCGAGGCCGTCCGGTCGTTCGGCGTGCCTGCGCGAATCAAGTGGCCGAACGACATCGTCATCGCGTCGCATCGCCGAGGGACCCTGAGGATCGCCAAGCTGGGCGGCGTGCTCGTCGAGGCGGAGGTCTGCGGCGATTCCGCCCCGGCGCACGTGCTCGGCGTCGGCATCAACGTGAACATGGGGCCGGGCGACCTGCCGACGGGCACGGCCACGCCCGCCACGTCGATGCAGAACGCGGCCGGCGCGTCGTTTCGGCGTTCGGCCGTGGCCCGGGCGCTGCTGACCGAACTGGACGGTTGGTACCGTCGCATTGCGGCGGGCCAGTCCGAGATGCTGCTGGCACGCTGGCGGCGGCGGAGTTGTCTTGTCGGCTGCCAGGTGCGCGCAGAGGTCGGGCGACGCGTCGTGGCGGGCACGGTGCGCGGAGTGCGCAGCAGCGGAGAGCTGATACTGGAGGTGGGGCAGGGGGAGCGCCTGCTCCTGTCGGACAGCCGTGCCCGGCTTCTCCCGTAG
- a CDS encoding Ni/Fe hydrogenase subunit beta has protein sequence MGLVELQQVELDAWVTALIARIRVSGPQARGKAFAFDRLSRVGDLRLDHDVAVTPPKQYFLPPREALLRYEGSRWESRLDETPFVLFGVHPYDVAAIAQLDRLFAEGRPDAHYLARRGAATIVACDVQRVSADCFAGCMGTAVCTDGFDALLTKVDDRYVLDVRTEKGRALAEGLPAQRPAGRQALLGRLHVWHENRRAMRRHELTVAPEDLPALLALHYEHPVWAERAARCFSCGSCNLVCPTCYCFDVRDAPDWDVRVGSRYRAWDGCMLADFATVAGGHNFRAEPAARFRHRYLRKGLYIPEKIGQVGCVGCGRCISACVARIANPVEVFNRLSEEHVCPAPAENSATSTSRR, from the coding sequence ATGGGCCTGGTGGAACTGCAGCAGGTCGAACTGGATGCATGGGTCACGGCGCTGATCGCGCGCATCCGCGTGAGCGGCCCGCAGGCGCGGGGGAAGGCGTTCGCGTTTGACCGGTTGTCCCGGGTCGGCGACCTGCGGCTCGATCACGACGTCGCCGTCACTCCCCCGAAGCAGTACTTCCTGCCGCCGCGCGAGGCCCTTCTGCGGTACGAGGGCAGCCGCTGGGAGAGCCGCCTTGACGAGACCCCGTTCGTGCTGTTCGGCGTGCATCCGTACGACGTGGCGGCGATTGCGCAACTCGACCGCCTGTTCGCCGAGGGCCGGCCGGACGCCCACTACCTGGCGCGCCGCGGCGCGGCCACGATCGTTGCGTGCGACGTGCAACGCGTGTCCGCGGACTGTTTCGCGGGCTGCATGGGGACGGCCGTCTGCACGGACGGATTCGACGCGCTGCTCACCAAGGTGGACGACCGATACGTGCTGGACGTGCGCACGGAGAAGGGCCGGGCGCTGGCCGAGGGGCTGCCCGCGCAGCGGCCCGCCGGCCGCCAGGCCCTGCTGGGCCGCCTGCACGTCTGGCACGAGAACCGCCGGGCGATGCGCCGCCACGAACTGACCGTCGCTCCGGAGGACCTGCCGGCGCTTCTGGCCCTCCACTATGAGCACCCCGTCTGGGCCGAGAGGGCCGCTCGCTGCTTCTCGTGCGGCTCCTGCAACCTCGTCTGCCCCACCTGCTACTGCTTCGACGTGCGCGACGCGCCGGACTGGGACGTGCGCGTGGGATCGCGCTACCGCGCGTGGGACGGCTGCATGCTGGCGGACTTCGCCACCGTGGCCGGCGGCCACAACTTCCGCGCGGAACCGGCGGCGCGGTTCCGCCATCGGTACCTGCGCAAGGGGCTGTACATCCCCGAGAAGATCGGCCAGGTCGGCTGCGTCGGCTGCGGGCGCTGCATCTCCGCGTGCGTGGCCCGGATCGCGAACCCCGTCGAGGTCTTCAACCGCCTGTCGGAGGAGCACGTATGCCCTGCACCTGCCGAGAACAGCGCGACATCTACCTCCCGGAGGTAG
- a CDS encoding DNA translocase FtsK, whose product MDGKQRTRFIVGLVMIALGAFLLTSLFTHDPTEGPFADFLAGETDGNACGPAGAWVSAHMLVLLGWTAHALAAAVTLGGVLVALRPRMSGWGMRGIGLALLVATGIVVLAILNASAESTASVYQAGGGRAGGMLGVLLTTALYRGVGSSGTLILCGLSCAIGAFLLAGAELTAFVNWLLRATGGAAQAVLRILSFARRAGPRAAREPKKVPAERAPKPPVRVASRPDEDAFGVPAAAPEPADSKESADSLESADPDEGEEETQFAEELIPEPAVITRHTRTPPDIEEEEEALEFFNGPEGGEGMAPEFRIPPVGLLDELESGSGGDDESEIREKGRILARTLGEFRVEARVVTVMRGPVITMYELALAPGTKVSKVESLADDLAIALKAPNVRIVAPLPGRNTVGIEVPNTEREVVGVRELMAEVGKKAQNHAIPLFLGKDTAGTPLVLDLARCPHLLVAGATGAGKSVAMNAMILSILMTRTPAEVQLLLIDPKSVEFSLYARLPHLMCPVLSDMKKAASVLKWACKKMDERYSILAAVGVRDLKSYNALGKEEILRRLDPDEDAVIDDVPFYMSHIVIIVDEFGELMMVAAKEVEKSVIRLSQKARAVGIHLICATQRPSIDVITGLIKSNLPARIAFQVASMVDSRTILDRNGAERLLGRGDMLLLPPGSSRLVRAQGSFVSEEEIERVVEFLEAQGGPQFKAEIRDYHAAEGVSGEFEDDLYDEAVRVVVETQRGSVSLLQRRLAIGYSRAARLVDMMADAGIVGPHTGSQARRVLMTLEQWEAAHSAS is encoded by the coding sequence ATGGACGGAAAACAACGCACACGGTTCATTGTCGGGCTGGTCATGATCGCTCTCGGAGCGTTCCTGCTGACGAGCCTGTTCACGCATGACCCCACGGAGGGGCCGTTCGCCGACTTCCTGGCAGGGGAGACCGACGGGAACGCCTGCGGCCCGGCCGGAGCCTGGGTGTCGGCCCACATGTTGGTCCTGCTCGGCTGGACGGCGCATGCCCTGGCCGCGGCGGTGACGCTCGGCGGCGTCCTGGTGGCCCTGCGCCCCAGGATGTCGGGCTGGGGCATGCGGGGCATCGGCCTCGCGCTGCTGGTCGCCACGGGCATCGTGGTCCTGGCGATCCTGAACGCCTCGGCCGAGAGCACGGCGTCGGTCTACCAGGCGGGCGGCGGCCGGGCCGGCGGCATGCTGGGGGTGCTGCTCACAACGGCGCTCTACCGGGGCGTCGGCTCGTCCGGCACACTCATCCTGTGCGGGCTCTCGTGCGCCATCGGGGCGTTCCTGCTGGCCGGGGCGGAGTTGACGGCCTTTGTGAACTGGCTGCTGCGTGCGACCGGCGGGGCGGCCCAGGCCGTGCTGCGCATCCTGTCGTTCGCACGGCGGGCCGGGCCGCGAGCGGCGCGCGAACCGAAGAAGGTCCCGGCCGAACGGGCGCCGAAGCCGCCGGTGCGTGTCGCCTCACGGCCCGACGAGGACGCCTTCGGGGTGCCTGCGGCCGCCCCGGAGCCCGCGGACTCCAAGGAGTCCGCGGACTCCTTGGAGTCCGCGGACCCCGATGAGGGCGAGGAGGAGACGCAGTTCGCCGAGGAACTCATTCCCGAGCCGGCCGTGATCACGCGCCACACGCGCACGCCGCCGGACATCGAGGAGGAAGAGGAGGCGCTGGAGTTCTTCAACGGTCCCGAAGGCGGCGAGGGGATGGCGCCCGAGTTCCGGATCCCGCCGGTAGGCCTGCTGGACGAACTCGAGAGCGGTTCGGGCGGCGACGACGAGAGCGAGATCCGCGAGAAGGGCCGCATCCTTGCGCGCACGCTGGGTGAGTTCAGGGTGGAGGCGCGGGTGGTGACGGTCATGCGTGGGCCCGTCATCACCATGTACGAGCTGGCCCTGGCGCCGGGCACCAAGGTCTCAAAGGTGGAGTCGCTGGCCGACGACCTGGCGATTGCACTCAAGGCCCCGAACGTGCGGATCGTGGCGCCGCTGCCCGGCCGGAACACCGTGGGCATCGAGGTGCCCAACACCGAGCGGGAGGTCGTGGGCGTCCGGGAGCTGATGGCCGAGGTCGGCAAGAAGGCCCAGAATCACGCCATCCCGCTGTTCCTGGGCAAGGACACGGCCGGAACACCCCTGGTGCTGGACCTGGCGCGCTGCCCCCACCTGCTGGTCGCGGGGGCCACGGGCGCGGGCAAGTCCGTGGCCATGAACGCCATGATCCTGAGCATCCTCATGACGCGCACCCCTGCGGAGGTGCAGCTCCTACTGATCGACCCCAAGTCGGTGGAGTTCAGCCTCTACGCCCGCCTGCCGCACCTGATGTGCCCCGTGCTGTCCGACATGAAGAAGGCCGCCTCGGTGCTGAAATGGGCGTGCAAGAAGATGGACGAGCGCTACTCGATCCTGGCCGCCGTCGGCGTGCGGGACCTGAAGAGCTACAACGCGCTGGGCAAGGAAGAGATCCTGCGGCGGCTGGACCCGGACGAGGATGCCGTCATCGACGACGTGCCGTTCTACATGTCCCACATCGTCATCATCGTTGACGAGTTCGGCGAGCTGATGATGGTGGCGGCCAAGGAGGTCGAGAAGAGCGTCATCCGCCTTTCGCAGAAGGCGCGGGCGGTGGGCATCCACCTCATCTGCGCGACGCAGCGCCCGTCCATCGACGTGATCACGGGCCTGATCAAGTCGAACCTGCCGGCCCGCATCGCCTTCCAGGTGGCCTCGATGGTGGATTCCCGCACCATTCTGGACCGCAACGGGGCGGAACGCCTGCTCGGACGCGGCGACATGCTGCTGCTGCCGCCGGGCAGTTCGCGCCTCGTGCGGGCGCAGGGCTCGTTCGTGTCCGAGGAGGAGATCGAGCGCGTCGTCGAGTTCCTGGAGGCCCAGGGCGGTCCGCAGTTCAAGGCCGAGATCCGCGACTACCATGCGGCCGAGGGGGTCAGCGGTGAGTTCGAGGACGACCTGTACGACGAGGCGGTTCGCGTCGTGGTCGAGACGCAGCGCGGCTCCGTGTCGCTGCTGCAACGCCGTCTGGCCATCGGCTACTCGCGCGCCGCGCGCCTCGTGGATATGATGGCGGACGCCGGCATCGTGGGCCCCCACACGGGCAGCCAGGCCCGGCGCGTCCTGATGACCCTCGAGCAATGGGAAGCCGCGCACAGCGCAAGCTGA
- the hypB gene encoding hydrogenase nickel incorporation protein HypB produces the protein MAKIEVGRSVRDSNDTIAARNREVFDRHGVYAMNIIGSPGSGKTSILEVTARHFDGRAAAIIGDVRTALDAERLQDCGMTALPIETGGGCHLNATQIADAVARLDLDAIDYLFIENVGNLVCPSALALGEHIKVAVLSVPEGDEKVRKYPALFVRADVVFINKIDLLPHCPYDPARVRQDARKARPNVKVFETSAARNTGFEPWFEFLRQARAATA, from the coding sequence ATGGCGAAGATTGAGGTGGGACGGTCCGTCCGTGACAGCAACGACACGATCGCCGCGCGCAACCGGGAGGTGTTCGACCGGCATGGCGTCTACGCCATGAACATCATCGGGTCGCCGGGCTCGGGCAAGACGTCCATCCTGGAGGTCACGGCGCGGCACTTCGACGGCCGAGCCGCCGCCATCATCGGCGACGTCCGGACGGCGCTGGACGCCGAGCGGCTTCAGGACTGCGGCATGACGGCCCTGCCGATCGAGACGGGCGGGGGCTGCCATCTGAACGCCACGCAGATCGCCGATGCGGTCGCCCGACTGGACCTCGACGCCATCGACTACCTGTTCATCGAAAACGTGGGGAACCTGGTCTGCCCATCCGCTCTGGCGCTCGGCGAGCACATCAAGGTGGCCGTCCTGAGCGTTCCGGAGGGCGATGAGAAGGTCCGCAAGTACCCCGCCCTGTTCGTGCGGGCCGACGTGGTCTTCATCAACAAGATCGACCTGCTGCCCCACTGCCCGTACGATCCGGCCCGCGTCCGCCAGGACGCCCGCAAGGCGCGGCCGAACGTGAAGGTCTTCGAGACCTCGGCGGCCCGGAACACGGGGTTCGAGCCCTGGTTCGAGTTCCTGCGACAAGCCCGCGCGGCAACGGCCTGA
- a CDS encoding oxidoreductase → MPCTCREQRDIYLPEVATVLQNRALTALEARFELALDTGRPLGHMPGQFVEVSVPGFGEAPISVCSAPDERPAFELVVRRAGTLTTALHRLEDGARVGVRGPFGTHFPVDGAMRGRDLLFLCGGIGLVPVRSAVQYVLAHRADYGDVTILIGTRSPAERLFVDEVAAWSARDDVRLLETVDRGDEAWTGRTGVITTLMPGLSMAPDRTTAIVCGPPVMYKFVLFELDKMAVPPENTYVSLERRMKCGVGKCGHCQVNGQYVCQDGPVFRFADLMSAREAIQ, encoded by the coding sequence ATGCCCTGCACCTGCCGAGAACAGCGCGACATCTACCTCCCGGAGGTAGCAACCGTCCTGCAGAACCGTGCTCTCACCGCCCTGGAGGCGAGGTTCGAGCTGGCGCTGGACACCGGCCGGCCTCTGGGACACATGCCCGGCCAGTTCGTCGAGGTCTCGGTGCCCGGGTTCGGTGAGGCCCCCATCTCCGTCTGCTCCGCACCCGATGAGCGCCCGGCCTTCGAACTCGTGGTCCGGCGCGCGGGCACCCTCACGACCGCACTGCACCGCCTGGAGGATGGCGCCAGGGTGGGCGTCCGAGGGCCGTTCGGCACCCACTTCCCGGTCGACGGCGCTATGCGGGGCCGCGACCTGCTCTTCCTCTGCGGCGGCATCGGCCTGGTGCCTGTGCGTTCGGCCGTCCAGTACGTGCTGGCACACAGGGCGGACTACGGAGACGTGACGATCCTGATCGGCACCCGGTCGCCGGCCGAGCGTCTGTTCGTGGACGAAGTGGCCGCCTGGTCGGCCCGAGACGACGTCCGCCTGCTGGAGACGGTGGACCGGGGCGACGAGGCATGGACCGGCCGCACGGGCGTCATCACGACGCTGATGCCGGGCTTGAGCATGGCCCCGGACCGGACGACGGCCATCGTCTGCGGGCCGCCCGTGATGTACAAGTTCGTCCTGTTCGAACTCGACAAGATGGCCGTCCCCCCCGAGAACACCTACGTGTCCCTGGAGCGCCGCATGAAGTGCGGCGTCGGCAAGTGCGGACACTGCCAGGTCAACGGGCAGTACGTCTGCCAGGACGGCCCGGTCTTCCGTTTCGCGGACCTCATGAGCGCCAGGGAGGCCATCCAGTAA
- a CDS encoding Ni/Fe hydrogenase subunit alpha: protein MSSTVDIRVHHLTRVEGHGNILVRAADGRIEEVVWQVPEAPRFFEAMVRGHSYEDIQTIVSRVCGICSISHSLASVKATEAAMDIEVSPQTQKLRLLIHYSEQLQSHILHVGYLVAPDLFNAPSVIPLIDTHTDAVLAIVRVHRAANEWSELLGGRITHPVTLCPGGFTRLPTAEQLKELDAKLEAALADVRAVADVVLSVADRLPAFRRETEYVAQVEPGHYTFYDGEIGSTDADPVPVSEYRSAANERVSPQSTAKWTRWHRDCYAVGALARFNLNAEHLLPEAADVAARFALAKGCANPFMNSVAQLVECVQVLVEARGIIDELLSDGLQDDARRPVTPKAGQGVGCVEAPRGILFHDYTYDDRGRCTGANLVIPTNQNHANIQKDFEAFVPEFLDRGQDELRLLLEMLVRSYDPCISCSTHYLTVQFT from the coding sequence ATGTCGAGCACCGTTGACATCCGTGTCCATCACCTCACGCGCGTGGAGGGGCACGGCAACATCCTGGTCCGGGCCGCCGACGGCCGCATAGAGGAGGTGGTCTGGCAGGTGCCCGAGGCGCCGCGGTTCTTCGAGGCCATGGTGCGCGGCCACAGCTACGAAGACATCCAGACCATCGTCAGCCGCGTCTGCGGGATCTGCTCCATCAGCCACTCGCTGGCCTCCGTCAAGGCGACGGAAGCCGCCATGGACATCGAGGTCAGCCCCCAGACGCAGAAGCTCCGTCTGCTCATCCACTACTCCGAGCAGCTCCAGAGCCACATCCTCCACGTCGGCTACCTGGTCGCGCCCGATCTGTTCAACGCGCCTTCCGTGATCCCGCTCATCGACACGCACACCGACGCCGTGCTCGCGATCGTGCGCGTGCACAGGGCCGCCAACGAATGGTCCGAGCTGCTCGGCGGCCGCATCACCCACCCGGTGACGCTCTGCCCCGGCGGGTTCACCCGGTTGCCCACCGCCGAGCAGTTGAAGGAACTGGACGCGAAGCTCGAGGCTGCGCTGGCGGACGTCCGCGCGGTCGCCGACGTCGTGCTCAGCGTTGCCGACCGGCTGCCCGCGTTCCGCCGCGAGACCGAATACGTCGCGCAGGTCGAGCCGGGGCATTACACGTTCTACGACGGCGAGATCGGCAGCACCGACGCTGACCCCGTCCCCGTGTCGGAGTACCGCTCCGCAGCGAACGAACGCGTCTCGCCGCAGTCCACCGCGAAGTGGACGCGCTGGCACCGCGACTGCTACGCCGTGGGCGCCCTGGCGCGGTTCAACCTCAACGCCGAGCACCTTCTGCCCGAAGCGGCAGACGTGGCCGCCCGGTTTGCATTGGCCAAAGGCTGCGCCAACCCGTTCATGAACTCGGTCGCGCAACTGGTCGAATGCGTCCAGGTGCTCGTGGAGGCCCGCGGGATCATCGACGAGTTGCTCTCGGACGGCCTGCAGGACGACGCGCGCCGCCCGGTGACGCCGAAGGCCGGCCAGGGCGTCGGCTGCGTCGAGGCCCCGCGCGGAATCCTTTTCCACGACTACACTTACGACGACCGAGGACGCTGCACCGGGGCCAACCTGGTCATCCCCACCAACCAGAACCACGCCAACATCCAGAAGGACTTCGAGGCGTTCGTCCCCGAGTTCCTCGATCGCGGGCAGGACGAGCTGCGGCTGCTCCTGGAGATGCTCGTACGATCGTATGACCCCTGCATTTCGTGCTCGACACACTACCTGACCGTCCAGTTCACCTGA